The following proteins are co-located in the Manihot esculenta cultivar AM560-2 chromosome 7, M.esculenta_v8, whole genome shotgun sequence genome:
- the LOC110618814 gene encoding receptor-like cytoplasmic kinase 176 isoform X3: protein MWSCFKSGTKAQADPQFEVNHDCVGKGGNDTSKNSRKVSSATTPSIPRTDGEILPSPNLESFDYSELKEATCNFCQDFVLGKDGFGLVFKGWIDEHSLKPVRPETGMPIVVKRLNQKGSRGQQEWLAEIKYMGQLHHPNLVKLIGYCLEDDLRLLVYEFVPNGNLEYHLFGRAGDSYFQPLSWDLYVKVSHGAAKALAFLHYKADVIYRDFKTSNILLDSNYNPKLTDLGLAKDGPIGCNTHVSTRVLGTEGYAAPEYIRTGHLTAKNDVYSFGVVLLEMLSGRRAIDRNKPSEEQMLAPHAKRTINMRKFSQVLHPSILGQYPKSSVLKVAQLASQCVSDEPNFRPNMKDVVEVLEELQKSNDNERCKSSKLRKSSIASKYGRKTLR from the exons ATGTGGTCGTGTTTTAAATCTGGAACTAAAGCTCAGGCTGATCCTCAATTTG AGGTGAACCATGATTGTGTTGGCAAAGGTGGGAATGATACAAGCAAGAATAGCAGAAAGGTCTCATCGGCCACAACTCCTTCTATTCCCCGAACAGATGGTGAGATCTTACCATCACCCAATTTGGAGAGCTTTGACTATAGTGAACTAAAAGAAGCCACTTGTAACTTCTGTCAAGATTTTGTGTTGGGAAAAGATGGTTTTGGTTTGGTCTTTAAAGGGTGGATTGATGAGCATTCATTGAAGCCTGTGAGGCCTGAGACTGGCATGCCTATTGTTGTAAAGAGGCTTAACCAAAAGGGTAGCCGAGGTCAACAAGAATGGTTG GCAGAAATCAAATACATGGGGCAACTACATCATCCAAATCTTGTGAAATTGATCGGTTACTGCTTAGAGGATGACCTCCGGCTTCTAGTGTATGAGTTTGTGCCCAATGGCAACTTGGAATATCATCTATTTGGAA GAGCAGGGGATTCTTACTTTCAACCACTGTCTTGGGATCTCTATGTGAAAGTTTCCCATGGTGCTGCTAAGGCTCTAGCCTTTCTTCATTACAAGGCAGATGTAATATACAGAGACTTTAAGACTTCTAATATCCTGCTTGATTCG AATTATAATCCCAAGCTCACTGATTTAGGCTTGGCCAAGGATGGGCCGATTGGTTGTAATACCCATGTCTCAACAAGGGTCTTGGGCACCGAAGGCTATGCTGCACCAGAATATATAAGAACAG GTCATCTTACTGCAAAAAACGATGTATACAGTTTCGGGGTTGTTCTCCTGGAAATGTTATCTGGCAGGCGAGCTATAGATAGAAACAAGCCATCGGAAGAGCAAATGTTAGCCCCACACGCGAAGAGAACGATCAACATGCGCAAATTTTCCCAAGTTTTGCATCCTTCTATTTTAGGCCAATACCCAAAAAGCAGCGTACTAAAAGTAGCTCAACTCGCATCTCAATGCGTCTCAGATGAGCCAAATTTTCGGCCAAATATGAAAGATGTAGTAGAAGTTTTAGAAGAACTTCAGAAATCCAATGACAATGAGAGATGCAAAAGCTCTAAACTCCGTAAATCAAGCATTGCTTCTAAATATGGCAGAAAAACACTTAGATGA
- the LOC110618814 gene encoding receptor-like cytoplasmic kinase 176 isoform X4, with amino-acid sequence MWSCFKSGTKAQADPQFEVNHDCVGKGGNDTSKNSRKVSSATTPSIPRTDGEILPSPNLESFDYSELKEATCNFCQDFVLGKDGFGLVFKGWIDEHSLKPVRPETGMPIVVKRLNQKGSRGQQEWLAEIKYMGQLHHPNLVKLIGYCLEDDLRLLVYEFVPNGNLEYHLFGRAGDSYFQPLSWDLYVKVSHGAAKALAFLHYKADVIYRDFKTSNILLDSNYNPKLTDLGLAKDGPIGCNTHVSTRVLGTEGYAAPEYIRTGHLTAKNDVYSFGVVLLEMLSGRRAIDRNKPSEEQMLAPHAKRTINMRKFSQVLHPSILGQYPKSSVLKVAQLASQCVSDEPNFRPNMKDVVEVLEELQKSNDNERCKSSKLRKSSIASKYGRKTLR; translated from the exons AGGTGAACCATGATTGTGTTGGCAAAGGTGGGAATGATACAAGCAAGAATAGCAGAAAGGTCTCATCGGCCACAACTCCTTCTATTCCCCGAACAGATGGTGAGATCTTACCATCACCCAATTTGGAGAGCTTTGACTATAGTGAACTAAAAGAAGCCACTTGTAACTTCTGTCAAGATTTTGTGTTGGGAAAAGATGGTTTTGGTTTGGTCTTTAAAGGGTGGATTGATGAGCATTCATTGAAGCCTGTGAGGCCTGAGACTGGCATGCCTATTGTTGTAAAGAGGCTTAACCAAAAGGGTAGCCGAGGTCAACAAGAATGGTTG GCAGAAATCAAATACATGGGGCAACTACATCATCCAAATCTTGTGAAATTGATCGGTTACTGCTTAGAGGATGACCTCCGGCTTCTAGTGTATGAGTTTGTGCCCAATGGCAACTTGGAATATCATCTATTTGGAA GAGCAGGGGATTCTTACTTTCAACCACTGTCTTGGGATCTCTATGTGAAAGTTTCCCATGGTGCTGCTAAGGCTCTAGCCTTTCTTCATTACAAGGCAGATGTAATATACAGAGACTTTAAGACTTCTAATATCCTGCTTGATTCG AATTATAATCCCAAGCTCACTGATTTAGGCTTGGCCAAGGATGGGCCGATTGGTTGTAATACCCATGTCTCAACAAGGGTCTTGGGCACCGAAGGCTATGCTGCACCAGAATATATAAGAACAG GTCATCTTACTGCAAAAAACGATGTATACAGTTTCGGGGTTGTTCTCCTGGAAATGTTATCTGGCAGGCGAGCTATAGATAGAAACAAGCCATCGGAAGAGCAAATGTTAGCCCCACACGCGAAGAGAACGATCAACATGCGCAAATTTTCCCAAGTTTTGCATCCTTCTATTTTAGGCCAATACCCAAAAAGCAGCGTACTAAAAGTAGCTCAACTCGCATCTCAATGCGTCTCAGATGAGCCAAATTTTCGGCCAAATATGAAAGATGTAGTAGAAGTTTTAGAAGAACTTCAGAAATCCAATGACAATGAGAGATGCAAAAGCTCTAAACTCCGTAAATCAAGCATTGCTTCTAAATATGGCAGAAAAACACTTAGATGA
- the LOC110618814 gene encoding probable serine/threonine-protein kinase PBL9 isoform X5, which translates to MWSCFKSGTKAQADPQFGGNDTSKNSRKVSSATTPSIPRTDGEILPSPNLESFDYSELKEATCNFCQDFVLGKDGFGLVFKGWIDEHSLKPVRPETGMPIVVKRLNQKGSRGQQEWLAEIKYMGQLHHPNLVKLIGYCLEDDLRLLVYEFVPNGNLEYHLFGRAGDSYFQPLSWDLYVKVSHGAAKALAFLHYKADVIYRDFKTSNILLDSNYNPKLTDLGLAKDGPIGCNTHVSTRVLGTEGYAAPEYIRTGHLTAKNDVYSFGVVLLEMLSGRRAIDRNKPSEEQMLAPHAKRTINMRKFSQVLHPSILGQYPKSSVLKVAQLASQCVSDEPNFRPNMKDVVEVLEELQKSNDNERCKSSKLRKSSIASKYGRKTLR; encoded by the exons ATGTGGTCGTGTTTTAAATCTGGAACTAAAGCTCAGGCTGATCCTCAATTTG GTGGGAATGATACAAGCAAGAATAGCAGAAAGGTCTCATCGGCCACAACTCCTTCTATTCCCCGAACAGATGGTGAGATCTTACCATCACCCAATTTGGAGAGCTTTGACTATAGTGAACTAAAAGAAGCCACTTGTAACTTCTGTCAAGATTTTGTGTTGGGAAAAGATGGTTTTGGTTTGGTCTTTAAAGGGTGGATTGATGAGCATTCATTGAAGCCTGTGAGGCCTGAGACTGGCATGCCTATTGTTGTAAAGAGGCTTAACCAAAAGGGTAGCCGAGGTCAACAAGAATGGTTG GCAGAAATCAAATACATGGGGCAACTACATCATCCAAATCTTGTGAAATTGATCGGTTACTGCTTAGAGGATGACCTCCGGCTTCTAGTGTATGAGTTTGTGCCCAATGGCAACTTGGAATATCATCTATTTGGAA GAGCAGGGGATTCTTACTTTCAACCACTGTCTTGGGATCTCTATGTGAAAGTTTCCCATGGTGCTGCTAAGGCTCTAGCCTTTCTTCATTACAAGGCAGATGTAATATACAGAGACTTTAAGACTTCTAATATCCTGCTTGATTCG AATTATAATCCCAAGCTCACTGATTTAGGCTTGGCCAAGGATGGGCCGATTGGTTGTAATACCCATGTCTCAACAAGGGTCTTGGGCACCGAAGGCTATGCTGCACCAGAATATATAAGAACAG GTCATCTTACTGCAAAAAACGATGTATACAGTTTCGGGGTTGTTCTCCTGGAAATGTTATCTGGCAGGCGAGCTATAGATAGAAACAAGCCATCGGAAGAGCAAATGTTAGCCCCACACGCGAAGAGAACGATCAACATGCGCAAATTTTCCCAAGTTTTGCATCCTTCTATTTTAGGCCAATACCCAAAAAGCAGCGTACTAAAAGTAGCTCAACTCGCATCTCAATGCGTCTCAGATGAGCCAAATTTTCGGCCAAATATGAAAGATGTAGTAGAAGTTTTAGAAGAACTTCAGAAATCCAATGACAATGAGAGATGCAAAAGCTCTAAACTCCGTAAATCAAGCATTGCTTCTAAATATGGCAGAAAAACACTTAGATGA
- the LOC110618814 gene encoding receptor-like cytoplasmic kinase 176 isoform X1: MIFVKGFSRKLGGIRALLGPRDPPLMNHYSFGPLLSSHTIRLYLYMNILVLNHVSVYVTCMLLISIEVNHDCVGKGGNDTSKNSRKVSSATTPSIPRTDGEILPSPNLESFDYSELKEATCNFCQDFVLGKDGFGLVFKGWIDEHSLKPVRPETGMPIVVKRLNQKGSRGQQEWLAEIKYMGQLHHPNLVKLIGYCLEDDLRLLVYEFVPNGNLEYHLFGRAGDSYFQPLSWDLYVKVSHGAAKALAFLHYKADVIYRDFKTSNILLDSNYNPKLTDLGLAKDGPIGCNTHVSTRVLGTEGYAAPEYIRTGHLTAKNDVYSFGVVLLEMLSGRRAIDRNKPSEEQMLAPHAKRTINMRKFSQVLHPSILGQYPKSSVLKVAQLASQCVSDEPNFRPNMKDVVEVLEELQKSNDNERCKSSKLRKSSIASKYGRKTLR, translated from the exons atgatatttgtAAAGGGTTTTTCTAGAAAATTGGGGGGCATTAGGGCACTACTTGGTCCCAGGGATCCACCTCTGATGAACCACTATAGTTTTGGGCCTTTACTCTCTTCACATACTATTAGGCTATACTTGTACATGAACATATTAGTTCTTAATCATGTATCTGTGTATGTTACATGTATGTTATTGATATCTATAGAGGTGAACCATGATTGTGTTGGCAAAGGTGGGAATGATACAAGCAAGAATAGCAGAAAGGTCTCATCGGCCACAACTCCTTCTATTCCCCGAACAGATGGTGAGATCTTACCATCACCCAATTTGGAGAGCTTTGACTATAGTGAACTAAAAGAAGCCACTTGTAACTTCTGTCAAGATTTTGTGTTGGGAAAAGATGGTTTTGGTTTGGTCTTTAAAGGGTGGATTGATGAGCATTCATTGAAGCCTGTGAGGCCTGAGACTGGCATGCCTATTGTTGTAAAGAGGCTTAACCAAAAGGGTAGCCGAGGTCAACAAGAATGGTTG GCAGAAATCAAATACATGGGGCAACTACATCATCCAAATCTTGTGAAATTGATCGGTTACTGCTTAGAGGATGACCTCCGGCTTCTAGTGTATGAGTTTGTGCCCAATGGCAACTTGGAATATCATCTATTTGGAA GAGCAGGGGATTCTTACTTTCAACCACTGTCTTGGGATCTCTATGTGAAAGTTTCCCATGGTGCTGCTAAGGCTCTAGCCTTTCTTCATTACAAGGCAGATGTAATATACAGAGACTTTAAGACTTCTAATATCCTGCTTGATTCG AATTATAATCCCAAGCTCACTGATTTAGGCTTGGCCAAGGATGGGCCGATTGGTTGTAATACCCATGTCTCAACAAGGGTCTTGGGCACCGAAGGCTATGCTGCACCAGAATATATAAGAACAG GTCATCTTACTGCAAAAAACGATGTATACAGTTTCGGGGTTGTTCTCCTGGAAATGTTATCTGGCAGGCGAGCTATAGATAGAAACAAGCCATCGGAAGAGCAAATGTTAGCCCCACACGCGAAGAGAACGATCAACATGCGCAAATTTTCCCAAGTTTTGCATCCTTCTATTTTAGGCCAATACCCAAAAAGCAGCGTACTAAAAGTAGCTCAACTCGCATCTCAATGCGTCTCAGATGAGCCAAATTTTCGGCCAAATATGAAAGATGTAGTAGAAGTTTTAGAAGAACTTCAGAAATCCAATGACAATGAGAGATGCAAAAGCTCTAAACTCCGTAAATCAAGCATTGCTTCTAAATATGGCAGAAAAACACTTAGATGA
- the LOC110618814 gene encoding receptor-like cytoplasmic kinase 176 isoform X2, whose amino-acid sequence MIFVKGFSRKLGGIRALLGPRDPPLMNHYSFGPLLSSHTIRLYLYMNILVLNHVSVYVTCMLLISIEVNHDCVGKGGNDTSKNSRKVSSATTPSIPRTDGEILPSPNLESFDYSELKEATCNFCQDFVLGKDGFGLVFKGWIDEHSLKPVRPETGMPIVVKRLNQKGSRGQQEWLAEIKYMGQLHHPNLVKLIGYCLEDDLRLLVYEFVPNGNLEYHLFGRDSYFQPLSWDLYVKVSHGAAKALAFLHYKADVIYRDFKTSNILLDSNYNPKLTDLGLAKDGPIGCNTHVSTRVLGTEGYAAPEYIRTGHLTAKNDVYSFGVVLLEMLSGRRAIDRNKPSEEQMLAPHAKRTINMRKFSQVLHPSILGQYPKSSVLKVAQLASQCVSDEPNFRPNMKDVVEVLEELQKSNDNERCKSSKLRKSSIASKYGRKTLR is encoded by the exons atgatatttgtAAAGGGTTTTTCTAGAAAATTGGGGGGCATTAGGGCACTACTTGGTCCCAGGGATCCACCTCTGATGAACCACTATAGTTTTGGGCCTTTACTCTCTTCACATACTATTAGGCTATACTTGTACATGAACATATTAGTTCTTAATCATGTATCTGTGTATGTTACATGTATGTTATTGATATCTATAGAGGTGAACCATGATTGTGTTGGCAAAGGTGGGAATGATACAAGCAAGAATAGCAGAAAGGTCTCATCGGCCACAACTCCTTCTATTCCCCGAACAGATGGTGAGATCTTACCATCACCCAATTTGGAGAGCTTTGACTATAGTGAACTAAAAGAAGCCACTTGTAACTTCTGTCAAGATTTTGTGTTGGGAAAAGATGGTTTTGGTTTGGTCTTTAAAGGGTGGATTGATGAGCATTCATTGAAGCCTGTGAGGCCTGAGACTGGCATGCCTATTGTTGTAAAGAGGCTTAACCAAAAGGGTAGCCGAGGTCAACAAGAATGGTTG GCAGAAATCAAATACATGGGGCAACTACATCATCCAAATCTTGTGAAATTGATCGGTTACTGCTTAGAGGATGACCTCCGGCTTCTAGTGTATGAGTTTGTGCCCAATGGCAACTTGGAATATCATCTATTTGGAA GGGATTCTTACTTTCAACCACTGTCTTGGGATCTCTATGTGAAAGTTTCCCATGGTGCTGCTAAGGCTCTAGCCTTTCTTCATTACAAGGCAGATGTAATATACAGAGACTTTAAGACTTCTAATATCCTGCTTGATTCG AATTATAATCCCAAGCTCACTGATTTAGGCTTGGCCAAGGATGGGCCGATTGGTTGTAATACCCATGTCTCAACAAGGGTCTTGGGCACCGAAGGCTATGCTGCACCAGAATATATAAGAACAG GTCATCTTACTGCAAAAAACGATGTATACAGTTTCGGGGTTGTTCTCCTGGAAATGTTATCTGGCAGGCGAGCTATAGATAGAAACAAGCCATCGGAAGAGCAAATGTTAGCCCCACACGCGAAGAGAACGATCAACATGCGCAAATTTTCCCAAGTTTTGCATCCTTCTATTTTAGGCCAATACCCAAAAAGCAGCGTACTAAAAGTAGCTCAACTCGCATCTCAATGCGTCTCAGATGAGCCAAATTTTCGGCCAAATATGAAAGATGTAGTAGAAGTTTTAGAAGAACTTCAGAAATCCAATGACAATGAGAGATGCAAAAGCTCTAAACTCCGTAAATCAAGCATTGCTTCTAAATATGGCAGAAAAACACTTAGATGA